From Daucus carota subsp. sativus chromosome 6, DH1 v3.0, whole genome shotgun sequence, the proteins below share one genomic window:
- the LOC108192987 gene encoding red chlorophyll catabolite reductase, chloroplastic: MVMALIFSNLSFHSSPSRSFSLPLSSSYSLSHTTSCNSSSTSPGLMNHHHPRSKLMEFPYVSAPHRNLMVDIVSKVEAHLSSSLLPCTLPQDVEYFENESGTAQSALLVRSAVPSSQIDFILGSWLHCGLPTGGALNITSFSGYLNSSTDAPNFLVELIQSSPTSMILILDLPPRKDLVLHDEYLKTFYEDTLLDDKRKHLEKLVEVKPYFTSSLYIRSVVSPTAIMVRIETGTDEAEQLEEIVRDHVSPIAKEVLQIWLELCACGKREVEQEEMIALAKRDKITKSKTIEIDLGSNLPRLFGEVAAARVLESLKEVY, from the exons ATGGTAATGGCGCTCATCTTTTCTAATCTTTCTTTTCACTCCTCTCCCTCCCGctccttctctctccctctttcttcttcttattcaTTATCTCATACCACATCTTGCAATTCCTCCTCTACATCACCCGGTCTCATGAACCATCATCATCCTCGGAGCAAACTGATGGAGTTCCCGTACGTGTCGGCCCCACACAGGAATCTAATGGTGGATATTGTCTCTAAAGTGGAGGCCCACCTATCCTCTTCCTTACTTCCCTGTACACTCCCGCAGGATGTAGAGTACTTTGAGAATGAGAGTGGCACCGCACAATCTGCTCTTCTTGTTAGATCTGCCGTACCTTCCTCCCAG ATAGATTTTATACTAGGGAGTTGGCTACATTGTGGACTGCCGACTGGAGGAGCGTTAAACATAACAAGCTTTTCAGGATATCTCAACTCATCAACAGATGCACCAAACTTCCTGGTTGAGCTTATCCAGAGCAGCCCAACATCTATGATTCTCATTCTTGATTTGCCTCCACGCAAAGACCTTGTCTTGCATGATGAATACCTTAAGACCTTCTACGAAGACACACTACTGGACGACAAAAGGAAACATCTTGAAAAACTTGTGGAGGTAAAACCTTACTTCACATCCTCTTTGTACATCCGTTCTGTTGTTTCTCCTACTGCTATTATGGTACGCATAGAAACTGGGACTGACGAGGCAGAGCAGTTGGAGGAGATAGTTCGTGATCATGTGAGTCCCATTGCCAAGGAAGTATTACAGATTTGGTTGGAACTCTGTGCTTGCGGAAAAAGAGAAGTGGAACAGGAGGAGATGATCGCTTTGGCTAAAAGGGACAAAATAACTAAAAGCAAGACTATTGAGATTGATCTGGGATCAAACTTACCTCGGTTGTTTGGAGAAGTAGCAGCAGCTAGGGTTTTAGAATCCTTAAAGGAAGTGTATTAA
- the LOC108192988 gene encoding uncharacterized protein LOC108192988 has translation MSKWWKIGLRRAIQTSPLYHSIEAIPRELTGKNIAAKERAQGRIPGVVLAQDDVANTLSRRHIITAHKDQIQSLINLVPLPFFCSTVFSLRILAGSGSSKLLESGNVLPIKVHRHPVTGKIFNLVFVWADEGSKLKVDVPIVFKGEDDCPGIRKGGFIYKIRDNLKYLCPSEQIPSKVVVDVSTLDIGDGISMHDVQVHPSLKLLSKNEALPVCRIMATPIRMF, from the exons ATGTCCAAGTGGTGGAAGATTGGGCTTCGAAGAGCTATACAAACGTCACCACTGTACCACTCAATTGAAGCCATTCCGCGAGAACTTACCGGCAAAAATATAGCTGCGAAAGAGAGAGCCCAAGGTCGAATACCCGGCGTCGTTTTGGCCCAAGACGACGTCGCAAACACACTTTCCAGGAGACATATTATTACTGCGCACAAGGATCAGATTCAGTCTCTTATCAACCTTGTGCCACTGCCTTTCTTTTGCTCTACTGTTTTTAGTCTCCGGATTCTTGCCGGGTCGGGTTCTTCTAAACTACTTGAATCCGGAAATGTACTTCCTATTAAG gttcACAGGCATCCGGTTACAGGAAAGATTTTTAATTTAGTATTTGTCTGGGCAGATGAAGGCTCCAAATTAAAGGTTGATGTGCCTATTGTCTTTAAAGGGGAAGATGATTGTCCCGGTATCAGAAAAG GAggttttatatataagatacgAGATAATCTGAAATATCTCTGTCCGTCTGAGCAAATTCCTTCGAAAGTTGTCGTGGATGTAAGCACACTTGATATTGGAGATGGAATATCTATGCATGATGTTCAGGTTCATCCGTCACTAAAGCTGTTAAGTAAAAATGAGGCTCTGCCTGTGTGCAGAATTATGGCAACACCAATTAGAATGTTCTGA
- the LOC108224303 gene encoding protein TIC 22-like, chloroplastic, translating to MNFLKPQNLEQAFTDIQSRFTSALSTLQTQAKQALESTFPPNIKLPSLPQAPNPTWARISTTPTLPSPSSSSSSSLSIQEIEERLAGVPVYALSNPSDEFVLVSSGTSGKSLGLFCFREEDVHTLLEQMKTMDPGMRQGSKVVPVALNKVFQLKVDGVGFRLIPDSTQITNAINEREKAGVSDGSFSGVPVFQSRSLILKSQKTRYRPVFFRKEDLENSLLKASRDQRKMNPALKEGDIQVAVFEDILMGMKDNSSSEWDDVVFIPPGFDVTSDSSQ from the exons ATGAATTTCCTAAAACCCCAAAACCTCGAACAAGCATTCACAGATATCCAATCCCGCTTCACCTCCGCCCTCTCAACCCTTCAAACCCAAGCCAAACAAGCCCTTGAATCAACCTTCCCACCCAACATCAAGCTACCATCACTTCCCCAAGCCCCAAATCCTACATGGGCTCGAATTTCCACCACCCCCACTTTACCCTCACCCTCatcctcctcttcttcttccttaTCTATACAAGAAATTGAAGAAAGATTAGCCGGGGTCCCAGTCTACGCTCTCAGCAACCCTTCTGATGAATTCGTGTTGGTTTCGAGTGGGACTTCTGGGAAGTCTCTCGGGTTGTTTTGTTTTCGAGAGGAGGATGTTCATACCCTTTTGGAGCAGATGAAGACTATGGACCCGGGGATGCGACAGGGCTCCAAAGTGGTTCCTGTTGCGCTTAATAAA gtttttcagcttaaagttgATGGGGTCGGGTTTAGGTTGATACCGGACTCTACCCAGATAACTAATGCAATTAAT GAAAGAGAAAAAGCTGGTGTCTCTGATGGGAGCTTCTCCGGAGTTCCAGTTTTCCAG TCCAGGAGCTTAATATTGAAGAGCCAAAAAACGAGATATCGTCCTGTTTTCTTCAGAAAG GAGGATTTGGAAAACTCTTTGCTTAAAGCTTCTCGCGATCAGAGAAAAATGAATCCTGCTTTGAAGGAGGGAGATATACAG GTGGCTGTTTTTGAGGATATTCTTATGGGAATGAAG GATAATTCCAGTTCAGAGTGGGACGACGTGGTATTCATCCCTCCTGGTTTTGATGTCACATCGGATTCATCCCAGTGA
- the LOC108224302 gene encoding uncharacterized protein LOC108224302 has translation MGLMLRLSRAATVFWEGLEDCLNASQPLLQVLRIADGDERPALAEVAAAMDYARVQFTKAFVGPKTQLRNKVLKIIDDRWNTQMGKPLYGAALFLNPGKYFDIVERNPSCASRIREDFNDVLEKMVKDRTTRNLISNSADDYKNTRGGFAREMAIEHRKEKSPSKLTCVSLTSVLAIFIFLLLISIIFIFILVDWWDAYGGRAIELQSFAKRIVGLCCSSSGCERNWSTFEFIHTKKRNRLEHQRLNDLVYVQYNRKIDSRFKKMRELGEKYNPLIFEDLEWTNDWMNDIDDRFWSAVDIASGASQGLEGRTLPRKAKGGSTSDLLTYNRRGTSSTLHDDDDDDDGWGEDEDHTPIDDMEVEDDYGVPPDPSLKNTQEGDEDFMLD, from the exons ATGGGATTGATGCT CAGGTTAAGTCGAGCAGCGACTGTCTTTTGGGAAGGTTTAGAGGATTGCTTGAATGCATCACAGCCACTTCTTCAAGTTTTGCGAATTGCAGATGGTGATGAAAGGCCTGCTCTCGCAGAGGTTGCAGCTGCTATGGATTATGCAAGAGTCCAATTTACAAAGGCATTTGTTGGTCCAAAAACGCAACTTCGAAACAAagtattgaaaattattgatgACCGTTGGAATACACAAATGGGGAAACCTTTGTATGGGGCGGCCTTGTTTCTTAATCCCGGGAAGTACTTTGACATAGTTGAAAGGAATCCTTCATGTGCCTCCCGGATAAGAGAAGACTTTAATGATGTACTTGAGAAGATGGTTAAGGATCGGACTACAAGGAACCTTATAAGTAACTCCGCGGATGACTACAAAAATACAAGAGGAGGATTCGCTAGAGAGATGGCAATTGAGCACCGAAAGGAAAAAAGTCCTAGTAAGCTCACTTGTGTTAGTCTTACTTCCGTATTAGctatttttatattcttattacttattagtattatttttatttttatattagttgATTGGTGGGATGCTTATGGAGGTCGTGCAATTGAGCTTCAATCATTTGCAAAGCGTATTGTTGGTTTATGTTGTTCATCTTCCGGTTGTGAACGGAATTGGAGTACATTTGAATTC ATACATACAAAGAAGAGGAATAGGTTGGAACATCAACGTTTAAATGATTTGGTGTATGTTCAATACAACCGGAAGATTGATTCCCGATTCAAAAAGATGCGTGAACTTGGAGAAAAATATAATCCACTAATATTTGAAGACTTGGAGTGGACTAATGATTGGATGAATGATATTGATGATAGGTTTTGGAGTGCGGTGGATATAGCTTCGGGTGCCTCACAAGGACTTGAGGGACGCACTTTACCAAGAAAAGCTAAAGGTGGTTCAACTAGTGATTTGCTTACCTACAATCGACGTGGCACTAGTTCGACActacatgatgatgatgatgatgatgatggatgGGGGGAAGATGAAGACCATACTCCTATTGATGATATGGAAGTGGAAGATGACTATGGTGTTCCTCCCGATCCATCCTTGAAGAATACTCAAGAGGGAGATGAAGATTTCATGCTTGATTAG
- the LOC108226169 gene encoding LOB domain-containing protein 36 gives MSSSNSRCAACKFLRRKCSQDCVFAPYFPPDQPQKFANVHKVFGASNVAKLLNDLRPVQREDAVNSLAYEADARLRDPVYGCVGLISILQDQLKQVQGDLINAKKELANYRTSAVLPYNMLPMLGLCLNQDHGAMPLVMHDHPQKQHLMEAQQLAVAEWEQQEMLRPCKQEQQRRV, from the coding sequence ATGTCTTCATCAAACTCTCGCTGTGCTGCCTGCAAATTCCTTCGAAGAAAATGCTCACAAGACTGTGTATTTGCCCCGTATTTCCCACCTGACCAGCCTCAGAAATTTGCAAACGTTCATAAAGTGTTTGGAGCCAGCAATGTCGCGAAACTCCTCAATGATCTAAGGCCTGTGCAACGCGAAGATGCAGTCAATTCCTTAGCTTACGAGGCAGACGCTAGGCTCAGAGACCCGGTTTATGGCTGTGTAGGCCTCATCTCAATTTTACAAGACCAACTCAAACAAGTTCAGGGTGACCTGATTAATGCCAAGAAAGAACTAGCCAATTACAGAACTTCTGCAGTGTTACCCTACAATATGTTGCCTATGTTAGGCTTGTGCTTGAATCAAGACCACGGGGCAATGCCACTAGTAATGCATGATCATCCGCAGAAACAGCACCTGATGGAGGCTCAGCAATTAGCTGTGGCAGAGTGGGAACAACAAGAAATGTTAAGGCCTTGCAAACAGGAGCAACAACGACGTGTTTAA
- the LOC108226170 gene encoding uncharacterized protein LOC108226170 → MSKVPFQLLELTLISAQDLSPVYKNLRTYAVIWISPDRKLRSKIDQRGHISPSWNDKFVFRVDEEFLDSETSGVMIEIYTMGWLRDILVGSVRVLISNLIPPALRQQNNSTRRFVALQIRRPSGRPQGILNMGVTLLDNTMRSMPLCSEIGPSSSVGYRDLMDGKAYKNGLDKKGDKGKQIVVAKGEKEKEQEQEKGIKLWRSRSDRSEMNSIMNQPAMQKQIGGAGAGGSVVNGGSAVNGSMLNGSEIGMAKGGSMISDVGPSPSVVAAAVARGIYPTQLPVPHDAGSSILGDWTVEDSSIEGLKSKIDRWRMEVPSVYNNYENPDNQRGAGGKAPKRARSRRRSGSSDARLVSCFGSICGCEITIVCGGDKKKHYRSESSRLDYDSELSPY, encoded by the coding sequence ATGTCAAAAGTACCTTTCCAGCTCTTAGAGCTGACATTAATTTCAGCCCAGGATCTATCACCGGTTTACAAAAACCTCCGTACTTATGCAGTTATATGGATCAGCCCGGACCGCAAACTGCGTTCAAAAATTGATCAAAGAGGCCACATTAGCCCCTCGTGGAACGACAAATTTGTGTTTCGTGTGGATGAAGAGTTTCTTGATTCAGAAACAAGCGGAGTCATGATTGAGATATACACAATGGGATGGTTACGAGATATTCTTGTAGGATCTGTACGGGTACTTATCAGCAATCTCATTCCCCCTGCTTTAAGGCAACAAAACAACTCTACTCGCCGCTTTGTTGCTCTTCAGATTCGCCGTCCTTCTGGCCGGCCTCAAGGCATTTTAAATATGGGCGTTACGCTGCTTGATAACACCATGAGAAGCATGCCTCTGTGTTCTGAAATTGGGCCTTCTTCGTCGGTTGGATACCGCGATTTAATGGATGGAAAGGCTTATAAGAATGGCCTGGATAAAAAAGGTGATAAAGGAAAACAAATAGTGGTGGCTAAAGGAGAAAAGGAAAAGGAACAGGAACAAGAGAAAGGCATCAAGTTGTGGCGATCACGGAGTGATCGTTCGGAAATGAACAGCATAATGAATCAGCCAGCGATGCAGAAACAGATTGGTGGTGCTGGTGCTGGTGGCTCTGTAGTGAACGGTGGTTCAGCTGTTAATGGCTCAATGCTGAACGGTTCAGAGATTGGTATGGCTAAGGGCGGATCGATGATATCGGACGTGGGACCATCGCCATCAGTAGTAGCCGCAGCAGTGGCTAGAGGGATCTACCCTACACAATTGCCTGTGCCTCATGATGCAGGGAGTTCGATCCTAGGGGATTGGACAGTGGAGGATTCGAGTATCGAAGGACTAAAATCAAAGATTGATAGATGGAGAATGGAGGTGCCATCTGTGTATAACAATTACGAAAATCCTGATAATCAGAGAGGAGCCGGAGGGAAGGCTCCAAAGAGGGCGAGGTCAAGGCGGCGTAGTGGTTCATCAGACGCACGTTTGGTTTCATGCTTTGGGAGCATATGCGGGTGTGAAATAACAATAGTTTGCGGAGGTGATAAGAAGAAGCATTATAGGAGTGAGAGTAGCAGGCTTGACTATGATTCTGAATTAAGTccttattaa